From Rutidosis leptorrhynchoides isolate AG116_Rl617_1_P2 chromosome 3, CSIRO_AGI_Rlap_v1, whole genome shotgun sequence, a single genomic window includes:
- the LOC139896573 gene encoding phospholipase D delta-like isoform X2 produces the protein MANNSSAKIVFLHGDLYLQIIEAQNLPNMDVVTGHIMRCVSFDSCPEDNPKSGSSDLKLRASGRKIIASDPYVKVSVPQAAVARTRVLKNSRNPRWDERFNIPLAHTLVHLEFEVKDDDLFGADLLGTVQVPAELIATGQLISDWFPMQNSRKDCSLRLEMKFMPCEMNPLYRHGVAGDPNIKGVRDTYFPLRKGSQVTLYQDAHIRAESEMPLIELDGGKVFEHNSCWEDICHAISLAHHMIYIVGWSIFHKIKLIREPTRPLPRGGDLILGELLKYKSEEGVRVLLLVWDDKTSHNTLFVNTPGVMQTHDEETRRFFKHSSVQCVLSPRYGSGRLSLFKQQVVGGAFTHHQKCVLVDTQGYGNNRKITAFIGGLDLCDGRYDTPEHRLFHDLDTVFRDDIHQPTFPVGTKAPRQPWHDLHCKIEGPAAYDVLLNFEQRWRKATKWREFAFVAKRMAHWQDDALLKIDRISWIASPRYTTPEHGDHTVVPEDVPLLHVSSEIDPDNWHVQIFRSIDSGSLKGFPKTVDVADAQNLITAKNMVIEKSIQTAYIQAIRSAQHFIYIENQYFIGSSYAWSYENAGADNLIPMELAQKIASKIRNNERFAVYVVIPMWPEGVPTSATVQEILYWQSQTMQMMYTVVAQAIKSMQLDAHPQDYLNFYCLGKREDVPFKTNATFVSDSQKFKRFMIYVHAKGMIVDDEYVIVGSANINQRSMAGSKDTEIAMGSYQPHHTWAAKKRHPHGQVYGYRMSLWAEHLGMLENVYKDPESVECVRKVNNIAEDNWKRYSSEKYTILQGHLLRYPLKVDGYGNVSSLPGFEEFPDVRGKVMGAHSPTLPDILTT, from the exons ATGGCTAATAATTCATCAGCTAAGATTGTGTTCTTACATGGTGATTTATATCTCCAAATTATAGAAGCCCAAAACTTACCTAACATGGACGTAGTCACTGGCCATATCATGCGTTGTGTGTCGTTTGATTCGTGCCCTGAAGACAACCCTAAGTCTGGATCCAGTGACCTGAAACTGCGAGCTAGTGGACGCAAAATCATCGCTAGTGATCCTTACGTCAAAGTATCTGTTCCTCAAGCTGCCGTTGCACGTACACGTGTGCTGAAAAATTCCAGAAACCCAAG GTGGGACGAGCGGTTCAATATTCCATTAGCACACACGCTTGTTCATTTGGAGTTTGAAGTGAAAGACGATGACTTGTTCGGAGCTGACTTGTTAGGGACCGTTCAAGTTCCAGCAGAGCTGATTGCGACAGGGCAATTGATCTCTGATTGGTTCCCGATGCAGAATTCTCGAAAAGACTGTTCATTGAGGCTCGAAATGAAGTTTATGCCTTGCGAAATGAATCCACTTTACAGACACGGTGTTGCTGGAGATCCGAACATAAAAGGTGTTCGAGACACTTATTTTCCGTTGAGAAAAGGTTCTCAGGTGACATTATATCAGGATGCTCACATTAGGGCTGAATCTGAAATGCCTTTGATTGAATTGGATGGGGGTAAGGTTTTCGAGCACAATTCGTGTTGGGAAGATATATGTCATGCTATATCATTAGCTCATCATATGATATATATTGTCGGTTGGTCGATTTTTCACAAGATTAAACTGATTCGAGAACCGACTAGGCCGTTGCCCAGGGGAGGGGATTTGATACTCGGCGAATTGCTAAAGTACAAGTCTGAAGAAGGGGTTAGGGTTTTGTTGTTGGTTTGGGATGATAAGACCTCACACAACACCCTCTTCGTTAACACG CCCGGAGTGATGCAAACTCATGATGAAGAAACGAGGAGGTTTTTCAAGCATTCATCGGTGCAATGTGTGCTTTCGCCTCGTTATGGAAGCGGTAGACTTAGTCTTTTTAAACAACAGGTTGTTGGTGGTGCATTTACACACCATCAGAAATGTGTACTTGTTGATACACAGGGATATGGTAATAATAGAAAGATTACAGCTTTTATTGGAGGTCTCGATTTATGTGACGGTCGATACGACACGCCCGAGCATAGGTTATTTCACGATCTCGACACTGTATTTAGGGACGACATTCACCAACCTACATTCCCC GTAGGAACAAAGGCGCCAAGGCAGCCATGGCATGACTTACACTGCAAGATTGAAGGTCCTGCTGCATATGATGTGTTGTTAAACTTTGAACAACGGTGGAGAAAAGCGACGAAATGGAGAGAATTTGCGTTTGTTGCGAAAAGGATGGCTCATTGGCAAGACGATGCATTGTTAAAGATTGACCGAATCTCGTGGATTGCAAGCCCTCGATATACGACTCCGGAACATGGAGATCATACAGTAGTTCCTGAAGATGTTCCTTTATTGCATGTATCAAGTGAAATTGATCCTGATAATTGGCACGTGCAG ATTTTCCGGTCTATCGATTCTGGATCACTAAAAGGGTTCCCTAAAACTGTGGATGTTGCTGACGCACAG AATCTTATAACAGCAAAAAATATGGTTATTGAAAAAAGTATTCAAACAGCATATATCCAAGCGATCCGATCAGCACAGCATTTCATTTATATTGAAAATCAGTATTTCATTGGATCATCATATGCATGGTCATATGAAAATGCAG GAGCTGATAACCTAATCCCAATGGAGTTGGCTCAAAAAATAGCAAGCAAGATCCGAAACAACGAGAGGTTTGCAGTTTATGTTGTCATACCAATGTGGCCAGAAGGCGTCCCAACTTCTGCTACAGTGCAAGAGATTCTCTATTGGCAG AGTCAGACAATGCAAATGATGTACACTGTTGTTGCACAAGCAATCAAGTCCATGCAACTAGATGCACACCCTCAAGACTATCTAAATTTCTACTGTCTTGGAAAACGAGAAGACGTACCATTCAAAACGAACGCAACATTT GTCTCGGATTCGCAAAAGTTCAAGAGGTTCATGATTTACGTGCATGCTAAAGGAATGATCGTGGATGACGAGTATGTAATAGTCGGATCTGCAAACATCAATCAAAGATCTATGGCTGGTTCAAAGGACACTGAAATAGCTATGGGTTCATATCAACCGCATCACACTTGGGCTGCAAAAAAGCGACACCCACATGGACAG GTTTATGGTTACAGAATGTCGTTGTGGGCTGAGCATCTCGGGATGCTAGAAAACGTCTACAAGGATCCCGAAAGTGTTGAATGTGTGCGCAAAGTCAATAATATAGCGGAAGATAACTGGAAAAGATATTCATCTGAGAAATACACAATATTGCAAGGTCATCTTTTAAGGTATCCGTTAAAAGTAGATGGTTATGGAAATGTGAGTTCGTTGCCTGGATTTGAAGAGTTCCCTGATGTTCGAGGCAAAGTAATGGGGGCCCATTCGCCAACACTACCCGATATTCTAACTACTTGA
- the LOC139896573 gene encoding phospholipase D delta-like isoform X1, translating to MANNSSAKIVFLHGDLYLQIIEAQNLPNMDVVTGHIMRCVSFDSCPEDNPKSGSSDLKLRASGRKIIASDPYVKVSVPQAAVARTRVLKNSRNPRWDERFNIPLAHTLVHLEFEVKDDDLFGADLLGTVQVPAELIATGQLISDWFPMQNSRKDCSLRLEMKFMPCEMNPLYRHGVAGDPNIKGVRDTYFPLRKGSQVTLYQDAHIRAESEMPLIELDGGKVFEHNSCWEDICHAISLAHHMIYIVGWSIFHKIKLIREPTRPLPRGGDLILGELLKYKSEEGVRVLLLVWDDKTSHNTLFVNTPGVMQTHDEETRRFFKHSSVQCVLSPRYGSGRLSLFKQQVVGGAFTHHQKCVLVDTQGYGNNRKITAFIGGLDLCDGRYDTPEHRLFHDLDTVFRDDIHQPTFPVGTKAPRQPWHDLHCKIEGPAAYDVLLNFEQRWRKATKWREFAFVAKRMAHWQDDALLKIDRISWIASPRYTTPEHGDHTVVPEDVPLLHVSSEIDPDNWHVQIFRSIDSGSLKGFPKTVDVADAQNLITAKNMVIEKSIQTAYIQAIRSAQHFIYIENQYFIGSSYAWSYENAGADNLIPMELAQKIASKIRNNERFAVYVVIPMWPEGVPTSATVQEILYWQSQTMQMMYTVVAQAIKSMQLDAHPQDYLNFYCLGKREDVPFKTNATFADEKVSDSQKFKRFMIYVHAKGMIVDDEYVIVGSANINQRSMAGSKDTEIAMGSYQPHHTWAAKKRHPHGQVYGYRMSLWAEHLGMLENVYKDPESVECVRKVNNIAEDNWKRYSSEKYTILQGHLLRYPLKVDGYGNVSSLPGFEEFPDVRGKVMGAHSPTLPDILTT from the exons ATGGCTAATAATTCATCAGCTAAGATTGTGTTCTTACATGGTGATTTATATCTCCAAATTATAGAAGCCCAAAACTTACCTAACATGGACGTAGTCACTGGCCATATCATGCGTTGTGTGTCGTTTGATTCGTGCCCTGAAGACAACCCTAAGTCTGGATCCAGTGACCTGAAACTGCGAGCTAGTGGACGCAAAATCATCGCTAGTGATCCTTACGTCAAAGTATCTGTTCCTCAAGCTGCCGTTGCACGTACACGTGTGCTGAAAAATTCCAGAAACCCAAG GTGGGACGAGCGGTTCAATATTCCATTAGCACACACGCTTGTTCATTTGGAGTTTGAAGTGAAAGACGATGACTTGTTCGGAGCTGACTTGTTAGGGACCGTTCAAGTTCCAGCAGAGCTGATTGCGACAGGGCAATTGATCTCTGATTGGTTCCCGATGCAGAATTCTCGAAAAGACTGTTCATTGAGGCTCGAAATGAAGTTTATGCCTTGCGAAATGAATCCACTTTACAGACACGGTGTTGCTGGAGATCCGAACATAAAAGGTGTTCGAGACACTTATTTTCCGTTGAGAAAAGGTTCTCAGGTGACATTATATCAGGATGCTCACATTAGGGCTGAATCTGAAATGCCTTTGATTGAATTGGATGGGGGTAAGGTTTTCGAGCACAATTCGTGTTGGGAAGATATATGTCATGCTATATCATTAGCTCATCATATGATATATATTGTCGGTTGGTCGATTTTTCACAAGATTAAACTGATTCGAGAACCGACTAGGCCGTTGCCCAGGGGAGGGGATTTGATACTCGGCGAATTGCTAAAGTACAAGTCTGAAGAAGGGGTTAGGGTTTTGTTGTTGGTTTGGGATGATAAGACCTCACACAACACCCTCTTCGTTAACACG CCCGGAGTGATGCAAACTCATGATGAAGAAACGAGGAGGTTTTTCAAGCATTCATCGGTGCAATGTGTGCTTTCGCCTCGTTATGGAAGCGGTAGACTTAGTCTTTTTAAACAACAGGTTGTTGGTGGTGCATTTACACACCATCAGAAATGTGTACTTGTTGATACACAGGGATATGGTAATAATAGAAAGATTACAGCTTTTATTGGAGGTCTCGATTTATGTGACGGTCGATACGACACGCCCGAGCATAGGTTATTTCACGATCTCGACACTGTATTTAGGGACGACATTCACCAACCTACATTCCCC GTAGGAACAAAGGCGCCAAGGCAGCCATGGCATGACTTACACTGCAAGATTGAAGGTCCTGCTGCATATGATGTGTTGTTAAACTTTGAACAACGGTGGAGAAAAGCGACGAAATGGAGAGAATTTGCGTTTGTTGCGAAAAGGATGGCTCATTGGCAAGACGATGCATTGTTAAAGATTGACCGAATCTCGTGGATTGCAAGCCCTCGATATACGACTCCGGAACATGGAGATCATACAGTAGTTCCTGAAGATGTTCCTTTATTGCATGTATCAAGTGAAATTGATCCTGATAATTGGCACGTGCAG ATTTTCCGGTCTATCGATTCTGGATCACTAAAAGGGTTCCCTAAAACTGTGGATGTTGCTGACGCACAG AATCTTATAACAGCAAAAAATATGGTTATTGAAAAAAGTATTCAAACAGCATATATCCAAGCGATCCGATCAGCACAGCATTTCATTTATATTGAAAATCAGTATTTCATTGGATCATCATATGCATGGTCATATGAAAATGCAG GAGCTGATAACCTAATCCCAATGGAGTTGGCTCAAAAAATAGCAAGCAAGATCCGAAACAACGAGAGGTTTGCAGTTTATGTTGTCATACCAATGTGGCCAGAAGGCGTCCCAACTTCTGCTACAGTGCAAGAGATTCTCTATTGGCAG AGTCAGACAATGCAAATGATGTACACTGTTGTTGCACAAGCAATCAAGTCCATGCAACTAGATGCACACCCTCAAGACTATCTAAATTTCTACTGTCTTGGAAAACGAGAAGACGTACCATTCAAAACGAACGCAACATTTGCAGACGAGAAG GTCTCGGATTCGCAAAAGTTCAAGAGGTTCATGATTTACGTGCATGCTAAAGGAATGATCGTGGATGACGAGTATGTAATAGTCGGATCTGCAAACATCAATCAAAGATCTATGGCTGGTTCAAAGGACACTGAAATAGCTATGGGTTCATATCAACCGCATCACACTTGGGCTGCAAAAAAGCGACACCCACATGGACAG GTTTATGGTTACAGAATGTCGTTGTGGGCTGAGCATCTCGGGATGCTAGAAAACGTCTACAAGGATCCCGAAAGTGTTGAATGTGTGCGCAAAGTCAATAATATAGCGGAAGATAACTGGAAAAGATATTCATCTGAGAAATACACAATATTGCAAGGTCATCTTTTAAGGTATCCGTTAAAAGTAGATGGTTATGGAAATGTGAGTTCGTTGCCTGGATTTGAAGAGTTCCCTGATGTTCGAGGCAAAGTAATGGGGGCCCATTCGCCAACACTACCCGATATTCTAACTACTTGA
- the LOC139896573 gene encoding phospholipase D delta-like isoform X3, whose amino-acid sequence MANNSSAKIVFLHGDLYLQIIEAQNLPNMDVVTGHIMRCVSFDSCPEDNPKSGSSDLKLRASGRKIIASDPYVKVSVPQAAVARTRVLKNSRNPRWDERFNIPLAHTLVHLEFEVKDDDLFGADLLGTVQVPAELIATGQLISDWFPMQNSRKDCSLRLEMKFMPCEMNPLYRHGVAGDPNIKGVRDTYFPLRKGSQVTLYQDAHIRAESEMPLIELDGGKVFEHNSCWEDICHAISLAHHMIYIVGWSIFHKIKLIREPTRPLPRGGDLILGELLKYKSEEGVRVLLLVWDDKTSHNTLFVNTPGVMQTHDEETRRFFKHSSVQCVLSPRYGSGRLSLFKQQVVGGAFTHHQKCVLVDTQGYGNNRKITAFIGGLDLCDGRYDTPEHRLFHDLDTVFRDDIHQPTFPVGTKAPRQPWHDLHCKIEGPAAYDVLLNFEQRWRKATKWREFAFVAKRMAHWQDDALLKIDRISWIASPRYTTPEHGDHTVVPEDVPLLHVSSEIDPDNWHVQIFRSIDSGSLKGFPKTVDVADAQNLITAKNMVIEKSIQTAYIQAIRSAQHFIYIENQYFIGSSYAWSYENAGADNLIPMELAQKIASKIRNNERFAVYVVIPMWPEGVPTSATVQEILYWQSQTMQMMYTVVAQAIKSMQLDAHPQDYLNFYCLGKREDVPFKTNATFADEKFKRFMIYVHAKGMIVDDEYVIVGSANINQRSMAGSKDTEIAMGSYQPHHTWAAKKRHPHGQVYGYRMSLWAEHLGMLENVYKDPESVECVRKVNNIAEDNWKRYSSEKYTILQGHLLRYPLKVDGYGNVSSLPGFEEFPDVRGKVMGAHSPTLPDILTT is encoded by the exons ATGGCTAATAATTCATCAGCTAAGATTGTGTTCTTACATGGTGATTTATATCTCCAAATTATAGAAGCCCAAAACTTACCTAACATGGACGTAGTCACTGGCCATATCATGCGTTGTGTGTCGTTTGATTCGTGCCCTGAAGACAACCCTAAGTCTGGATCCAGTGACCTGAAACTGCGAGCTAGTGGACGCAAAATCATCGCTAGTGATCCTTACGTCAAAGTATCTGTTCCTCAAGCTGCCGTTGCACGTACACGTGTGCTGAAAAATTCCAGAAACCCAAG GTGGGACGAGCGGTTCAATATTCCATTAGCACACACGCTTGTTCATTTGGAGTTTGAAGTGAAAGACGATGACTTGTTCGGAGCTGACTTGTTAGGGACCGTTCAAGTTCCAGCAGAGCTGATTGCGACAGGGCAATTGATCTCTGATTGGTTCCCGATGCAGAATTCTCGAAAAGACTGTTCATTGAGGCTCGAAATGAAGTTTATGCCTTGCGAAATGAATCCACTTTACAGACACGGTGTTGCTGGAGATCCGAACATAAAAGGTGTTCGAGACACTTATTTTCCGTTGAGAAAAGGTTCTCAGGTGACATTATATCAGGATGCTCACATTAGGGCTGAATCTGAAATGCCTTTGATTGAATTGGATGGGGGTAAGGTTTTCGAGCACAATTCGTGTTGGGAAGATATATGTCATGCTATATCATTAGCTCATCATATGATATATATTGTCGGTTGGTCGATTTTTCACAAGATTAAACTGATTCGAGAACCGACTAGGCCGTTGCCCAGGGGAGGGGATTTGATACTCGGCGAATTGCTAAAGTACAAGTCTGAAGAAGGGGTTAGGGTTTTGTTGTTGGTTTGGGATGATAAGACCTCACACAACACCCTCTTCGTTAACACG CCCGGAGTGATGCAAACTCATGATGAAGAAACGAGGAGGTTTTTCAAGCATTCATCGGTGCAATGTGTGCTTTCGCCTCGTTATGGAAGCGGTAGACTTAGTCTTTTTAAACAACAGGTTGTTGGTGGTGCATTTACACACCATCAGAAATGTGTACTTGTTGATACACAGGGATATGGTAATAATAGAAAGATTACAGCTTTTATTGGAGGTCTCGATTTATGTGACGGTCGATACGACACGCCCGAGCATAGGTTATTTCACGATCTCGACACTGTATTTAGGGACGACATTCACCAACCTACATTCCCC GTAGGAACAAAGGCGCCAAGGCAGCCATGGCATGACTTACACTGCAAGATTGAAGGTCCTGCTGCATATGATGTGTTGTTAAACTTTGAACAACGGTGGAGAAAAGCGACGAAATGGAGAGAATTTGCGTTTGTTGCGAAAAGGATGGCTCATTGGCAAGACGATGCATTGTTAAAGATTGACCGAATCTCGTGGATTGCAAGCCCTCGATATACGACTCCGGAACATGGAGATCATACAGTAGTTCCTGAAGATGTTCCTTTATTGCATGTATCAAGTGAAATTGATCCTGATAATTGGCACGTGCAG ATTTTCCGGTCTATCGATTCTGGATCACTAAAAGGGTTCCCTAAAACTGTGGATGTTGCTGACGCACAG AATCTTATAACAGCAAAAAATATGGTTATTGAAAAAAGTATTCAAACAGCATATATCCAAGCGATCCGATCAGCACAGCATTTCATTTATATTGAAAATCAGTATTTCATTGGATCATCATATGCATGGTCATATGAAAATGCAG GAGCTGATAACCTAATCCCAATGGAGTTGGCTCAAAAAATAGCAAGCAAGATCCGAAACAACGAGAGGTTTGCAGTTTATGTTGTCATACCAATGTGGCCAGAAGGCGTCCCAACTTCTGCTACAGTGCAAGAGATTCTCTATTGGCAG AGTCAGACAATGCAAATGATGTACACTGTTGTTGCACAAGCAATCAAGTCCATGCAACTAGATGCACACCCTCAAGACTATCTAAATTTCTACTGTCTTGGAAAACGAGAAGACGTACCATTCAAAACGAACGCAACATTTGCAGACGAGAAG TTCAAGAGGTTCATGATTTACGTGCATGCTAAAGGAATGATCGTGGATGACGAGTATGTAATAGTCGGATCTGCAAACATCAATCAAAGATCTATGGCTGGTTCAAAGGACACTGAAATAGCTATGGGTTCATATCAACCGCATCACACTTGGGCTGCAAAAAAGCGACACCCACATGGACAG GTTTATGGTTACAGAATGTCGTTGTGGGCTGAGCATCTCGGGATGCTAGAAAACGTCTACAAGGATCCCGAAAGTGTTGAATGTGTGCGCAAAGTCAATAATATAGCGGAAGATAACTGGAAAAGATATTCATCTGAGAAATACACAATATTGCAAGGTCATCTTTTAAGGTATCCGTTAAAAGTAGATGGTTATGGAAATGTGAGTTCGTTGCCTGGATTTGAAGAGTTCCCTGATGTTCGAGGCAAAGTAATGGGGGCCCATTCGCCAACACTACCCGATATTCTAACTACTTGA